Proteins encoded in a region of the Patescibacteria group bacterium genome:
- a CDS encoding AAA family ATPase, whose product MTNNKIILGFVGPIASGKGTACNYLKDKHQAQIFRFSSMLRDVLDRFYIPQSRENMQAASSALRKTFGDDLMAQTIANDVKNSSAHIIVLDGVRRQADIKYLQKMPNFHLIEINAEQKIRFERIIRRGENTDDNKKTLAEFQDDEQKEAELQIKEVAKIAEFHLDNNGTAEDLQRQIENIIRQLTR is encoded by the coding sequence ATGACAAACAATAAAATTATTCTGGGATTTGTCGGCCCGATTGCTTCAGGCAAAGGCACGGCATGCAATTATCTCAAAGACAAACACCAGGCGCAAATTTTTCGGTTTTCCAGCATGTTGCGTGATGTCCTAGACCGTTTTTACATTCCTCAAAGCCGTGAAAATATGCAGGCTGCCTCTTCAGCCTTAAGGAAAACTTTTGGCGATGATTTAATGGCTCAAACTATTGCTAATGATGTTAAAAACTCTTCTGCGCATATAATTGTTTTGGATGGGGTTCGCCGCCAAGCTGATATTAAATATCTTCAAAAAATGCCAAATTTTCATCTTATAGAAATTAATGCTGAGCAAAAAATTCGTTTTGAGCGCATTATTAGGCGGGGTGAGAATACTGATGACAACAAAAAAACACTTGCCGAATTCCAAGATGATGAACAAAAAGAAGCTGAATTACAAATAAAAGAAGTGGCAAAAATCGCCGAATTTCATCTTGATAATAACGGCACCGCTGAAGATTTACAGCGCCAAATTGAAAATATAATCCGACAATTAACTCGCTAA
- a CDS encoding cytidine/deoxycytidylate deaminase family protein: MAEETKYQRPSWDKYFMDIAKTVAERATCDRGRSGCVIARDKQILVTGYVGSPKGLPHCDEIGHQMKTMVHEDGSQTQHCVRTTHAEQNAIVQAAKLGVSINGATLYCKMTPCSTCAKMIINAGIKRVVSEKKYHAGKESEEMFKCAGVELIFFEDEIEKYDKQ, encoded by the coding sequence ATGGCTGAAGAAACAAAATATCAAAGGCCTTCCTGGGACAAATATTTTATGGATATTGCCAAAACAGTGGCTGAAAGAGCAACTTGTGATCGAGGCCGCTCTGGCTGCGTAATTGCCCGCGATAAACAAATTCTGGTCACTGGCTATGTTGGCTCGCCCAAAGGCTTGCCTCATTGCGATGAAATCGGGCACCAAATGAAAACCATGGTCCATGAAGACGGCAGCCAGACGCAACATTGTGTTCGGACTACTCATGCTGAACAAAATGCCATTGTGCAGGCAGCTAAACTGGGCGTTTCCATAAATGGCGCGACATTGTACTGCAAAATGACGCCTTGTTCAACCTGCGCCAAAATGATTATTAACGCCGGCATTAAACGCGTTGTCAGCGAAAAAAAATATCATGCCGGCAAAGAAAGCGAAGAAATGTTTAAATGCGCCGGGGTGGAACTTATTTTTTTTGAAGATGAAATTGAAAAATATGACAAACAATAA
- the rplA gene encoding 50S ribosomal protein L1, with amino-acid sequence MRRGRTKKAPHSKRFSELNAKIDKTKAYSFEEAIKLAKDTATAKFDSSIDVAIKTGIDPAKSEQQIRSTVLLPNGTGKKIKIAVVAPAEKQKEAKAAGADIVGGQEIIDEIAKTQKINFDILVTMPEMMKDLAKVAKILGPKGLMPNPKTETVTNNLKKTIEELAKGKISFKNDDTGNIHLSIGKASFDDKKLQENYQAVVEALNKLKPASTKGIFIKNITLSSTMGPGIRVQI; translated from the coding sequence ATGCGAAGAGGACGAACAAAAAAAGCACCTCATTCTAAAAGATTTAGCGAATTAAACGCCAAGATTGACAAAACAAAAGCTTACTCCTTTGAAGAAGCAATTAAACTGGCAAAAGACACTGCCACTGCCAAATTTGATTCATCAATTGACGTTGCAATCAAAACCGGCATAGATCCGGCCAAAAGCGAACAGCAAATCAGAAGTACGGTACTTTTACCTAATGGCACAGGCAAAAAAATCAAAATTGCTGTGGTGGCGCCGGCTGAAAAGCAAAAAGAAGCCAAGGCAGCTGGCGCTGATATTGTTGGCGGACAGGAAATAATTGACGAGATTGCCAAAACACAGAAGATAAATTTTGATATTTTGGTCACCATGCCGGAAATGATGAAAGATCTGGCCAAAGTAGCCAAAATTTTAGGCCCAAAAGGCTTGATGCCAAACCCTAAAACAGAAACGGTTACAAACAACCTGAAAAAAACTATTGAAGAATTGGCCAAAGGCAAAATTAGCTTTAAAAATGATGATACCGGCAATATCCACCTAAGTATTGGCAAAGCCTCATTTGATGATAAAAAACTACAGGAAAATTATCAGGCTGTAGTAGAAGCTTTAAACAAACTAAAACCTGCAAGCACTAAAGGAATTTTTATCAAAAACATCACACTTTCTTCAACCATGGGTCCTGGCATCCGAGTCCAAATTTAA
- the rplK gene encoding 50S ribosomal protein L11 produces MPKPIKTIIKLQIPAGAANPAPPVGPALGQHGLNIAEFCARFNEATKDKMGDIIPVEIKVYDDRTYDFVLKTSPAAELLKKAAGIAKGSGKPLQEKVGKVTKAQIREIAEKKLPDLNTDNIEAAMKIIEGTARQMGLTVEG; encoded by the coding sequence ATGCCAAAACCAATCAAAACAATTATCAAATTACAAATTCCAGCTGGTGCGGCCAATCCTGCACCTCCAGTCGGACCAGCTTTAGGCCAGCATGGCTTAAATATTGCTGAATTTTGCGCAAGATTTAATGAAGCGACTAAAGATAAAATGGGCGATATTATCCCGGTAGAAATAAAAGTCTATGATGACCGCACTTATGATTTTGTTTTAAAAACTTCACCTGCTGCTGAACTTCTTAAAAAAGCCGCTGGCATTGCCAAAGGTTCAGGCAAACCGCTTCAAGAAAAGGTAGGCAAAGTTACTAAAGCTCAAATCAGGGAGATAGCAGAAAAAAAACTGCCAGACCTGAATACTGATAACATTGAAGCAGCTATGAAGATTATTGAAGGCACTGCCAGACAAATGGGTTTGACAGTTGAAGGCTAA
- the nusG gene encoding transcription termination/antitermination protein NusG: protein MAKQISRGKRWYVIHTYSGYEESVADNLKQRIESMDMEDKIFDVIIPTERKIKIKNGKRKTVIEKIFPGYLLVNMDVTDDSWYVVRNTPNVTGFVGSGASPTPVSETEVQGLLKRMGQEEPKFKIDVSEGSPVKITDGPFKNFEGKVTAIDEARGKVKILVSMFGRETPVELDFLQIKKI, encoded by the coding sequence ATGGCAAAACAAATATCCCGCGGCAAACGCTGGTATGTAATCCACACTTATTCCGGCTATGAAGAAAGCGTCGCGGACAATTTAAAACAAAGGATTGAGTCAATGGACATGGAAGATAAAATTTTTGATGTTATTATTCCAACTGAAAGAAAAATTAAGATAAAAAACGGCAAAAGAAAAACCGTGATTGAAAAAATTTTTCCAGGCTATCTGCTGGTTAATATGGATGTGACTGACGATTCCTGGTATGTGGTCAGAAACACACCTAATGTTACTGGTTTTGTCGGCTCAGGCGCAAGCCCGACTCCGGTTTCTGAAACAGAAGTCCAGGGCTTATTGAAAAGAATGGGCCAAGAAGAACCGAAATTCAAAATTGATGTTTCTGAAGGTTCGCCGGTTAAAATTACAGATGGGCCGTTTAAAAATTTTGAAGGCAAAGTTACTGCCATTGATGAAGCGCGCGGCAAAGTCAAAATCCTGGTCTCTATGTTTGGCCGCGAAACCCCGGTTGAACTTGACTTTCTACAGATAAAAAAGATATGA
- the secE gene encoding preprotein translocase subunit SecE, with translation MNIFQKITDYIKDSIAELKKVTWPTRRQTVNYTLLVIGISLGLAAFIGLADYLLSLGVQLIIK, from the coding sequence ATGAACATTTTTCAAAAAATAACAGATTACATCAAAGATTCAATCGCCGAATTAAAAAAGGTTACCTGGCCGACCAGAAGGCAGACAGTCAACTATACTCTTTTGGTGATTGGCATTAGCTTGGGCTTAGCCGCTTTTATTGGCCTGGCTGATTATCTGTTATCTTTGGGCGTCCAATTAATAATTAAATAG
- a CDS encoding phosphotransferase produces the protein MENKFEDRNQNINFPPQKVLHAFNLTGDPILLSGGQGNSFLVDNVVLKPTKDVQEASWLAEINNSLISNEFRVPKPIRANDNSWVFEGWTANTFLSGEHIPGNYSGVIDVSKVFHKALIGIPKPDFFDQRNTVWSVADKIAWGELPLPDFALTNNPLLKIFKLLRKNELPNQLIHGDMGIGNVLFDKKLPPAVIDFSPYFRPADFAIAIMMIDALVFENADKSILNLGKDFKDFNQLLLRALVRRICEYIGHQTHKEASKDFSPEIIKHLQIIDIISK, from the coding sequence ATGGAAAATAAATTTGAAGACCGCAACCAAAATATAAATTTTCCTCCCCAAAAAGTATTGCATGCTTTTAATCTTACTGGAGACCCCATTCTCTTAAGTGGCGGACAAGGTAATTCTTTCCTTGTTGATAATGTCGTTTTAAAGCCTACAAAAGATGTGCAGGAAGCTTCATGGCTGGCTGAAATTAATAACAGTCTAATTAGTAATGAATTTAGAGTACCTAAGCCAATTCGTGCAAATGATAATTCCTGGGTTTTTGAAGGCTGGACAGCAAACACGTTTTTATCAGGCGAACATATCCCTGGCAATTATTCTGGGGTGATTGATGTTAGTAAAGTTTTCCATAAAGCTTTAATTGGCATACCTAAACCTGATTTTTTTGATCAGAGAAACACGGTGTGGTCTGTGGCTGACAAAATCGCTTGGGGGGAATTACCGCTTCCTGATTTTGCATTGACCAATAATCCTTTACTGAAAATTTTTAAGTTACTTAGAAAAAATGAATTACCTAACCAACTTATACACGGTGACATGGGTATTGGCAATGTCTTATTTGATAAAAAATTACCTCCGGCAGTAATTGATTTTAGTCCTTATTTCAGGCCTGCTGATTTTGCTATTGCCATAATGATGATTGATGCACTCGTTTTTGAAAATGCAGATAAATCAATTCTGAATCTAGGCAAAGATTTTAAGGATTTTAATCAGTTGCTCCTGCGAGCTTTAGTCAGACGTATTTGTGAATATATCGGACATCAGACGCACAAAGAGGCTAGTAAGGATTTTTCACCGGAAATCATTAAACATTTGCAGATTATAGATATTATTAGTAAATAG
- the typA gene encoding translational GTPase TypA, whose amino-acid sequence MINIRNVAIIAHVDHGKTTLVDALLRQSKTNLNKDVVDTELIMDSNELEKERGITIFSKNASVIWQDVKINIIDTPGHADFGGEVERVLNMADGCLLLVDAKEGPMPQTRFVLKKALEMGLKIIVVINKIDKPDARPDFVLDKTFELFIELGADDQALNFPVIYAAAKQGKAGLDKDLNKMTDISPVFEAILKHIPAFLGDSDLPLQMLVTNITGDNFKGRIAIGRVHNGKIKAGQDVMHINRLGQMAKYRLVSLMTFKGLGRIETAEVQAGDIAAIAGIDDINIGETIADTENPKALPLLNIDEPTIKMGIMVNDSPFAGKEGKYSTSRQIKERLYKELETDMALRVEDGLKGDWVISGRGELHLAIVIERMRREGYEFQVSRPQVINKEIDGKKLTPYERVFIEVPEAYYGSVMQKLGSRKGELKDMKTIEGIVYLEFIVPTRGLFGYRSEFLTDSHGMGIINTTFYQYLPDPNNWKEKEQGSLVAHESGVTNLYGLLNVQDRGVLFYGPAVPVYEGEVVGQNSRPGDIRVNVCKTKQLSNMRSKGDGSADHFNTPKIMDLEDALEYIGDDELVEVTPKNVRIRKIYLNALTAKRMAQAGKD is encoded by the coding sequence ATGATTAATATTAGAAATGTCGCAATCATCGCCCATGTGGACCACGGCAAAACAACGCTGGTGGATGCTTTGCTGCGCCAATCAAAAACCAATTTGAATAAAGATGTGGTTGATACAGAACTAATCATGGACAGCAACGAATTGGAAAAAGAACGCGGTATTACAATTTTCTCAAAAAACGCCTCAGTTATTTGGCAGGATGTGAAAATAAATATTATTGATACTCCTGGCCATGCTGATTTTGGCGGGGAAGTGGAGCGCGTTTTAAATATGGCTGACGGCTGTCTGCTTTTGGTTGACGCCAAAGAAGGGCCAATGCCGCAAACAAGATTTGTTTTGAAAAAAGCTTTGGAAATGGGCTTAAAAATTATTGTCGTAATCAATAAAATTGATAAGCCAGATGCTCGGCCTGATTTTGTTTTGGATAAAACTTTTGAATTGTTTATTGAACTGGGAGCTGATGATCAGGCTTTAAATTTTCCTGTTATTTACGCTGCAGCCAAACAAGGCAAAGCAGGCTTAGACAAAGACTTAAATAAAATGACAGATATTAGTCCGGTTTTTGAAGCAATTTTAAAACATATCCCGGCGTTTTTAGGCGATTCTGACTTACCTTTACAAATGTTAGTTACAAATATCACTGGTGATAATTTTAAAGGCCGAATTGCAATCGGCCGGGTGCATAATGGCAAGATTAAAGCAGGCCAGGACGTAATGCATATCAATAGACTGGGCCAGATGGCTAAATATCGTTTGGTTTCGCTTATGACTTTTAAGGGTTTGGGCAGAATTGAAACAGCAGAAGTTCAAGCAGGCGATATTGCAGCCATTGCCGGAATTGATGATATTAATATCGGTGAAACCATTGCTGACACAGAAAATCCCAAAGCCTTACCGCTTTTAAATATTGATGAGCCGACAATTAAAATGGGCATTATGGTTAATGATTCGCCATTTGCCGGCAAAGAAGGCAAATACAGTACTTCCAGGCAGATTAAAGAACGTTTATATAAAGAATTAGAAACTGACATGGCTTTGCGCGTTGAAGACGGTTTAAAAGGGGATTGGGTAATTTCTGGCCGCGGTGAATTACATTTAGCAATTGTGATTGAACGCATGAGGCGTGAAGGCTATGAATTCCAGGTTTCACGTCCGCAGGTAATCAATAAAGAAATTGATGGTAAAAAATTAACACCCTATGAGCGGGTATTTATTGAAGTGCCTGAGGCTTATTATGGTTCAGTCATGCAGAAATTAGGCTCTCGCAAAGGCGAATTAAAGGACATGAAAACTATTGAAGGTATTGTTTATTTAGAATTTATCGTACCGACTCGCGGTTTATTTGGTTATCGCAGTGAATTTTTAACAGACTCTCATGGCATGGGAATTATTAATACAACTTTTTATCAATATCTGCCTGATCCAAATAATTGGAAAGAAAAAGAGCAGGGCTCATTGGTTGCCCACGAAAGCGGTGTGACTAATTTATACGGTTTGCTTAATGTTCAAGACCGCGGTGTTTTATTTTACGGACCGGCTGTTCCGGTTTATGAAGGCGAAGTGGTTGGCCAAAATTCCAGGCCTGGAGATATTAGGGTAAATGTTTGTAAAACCAAACAATTATCAAATATGCGTTCTAAAGGTGATGGTTCGGCTGACCATTTTAATACTCCAAAAATAATGGACTTGGAAGACGCGCTTGAATATATTGGCGATGATGAATTGGTTGAGGTTACGCCAAAAAATGTGCGTATTAGAAAAATTTATTTAAATGCGCTGACTGCAAAGAGAATGGCGCAGGCTGGTAAGGATTAA
- a CDS encoding helix-turn-helix domain-containing protein, producing the protein MINYQELKKIGLSDKEAKLYLTSLQRGPETAPTLAKLSDIVRPTAYVIIDSLTKKGLMSSTAKGKKTFYTAESPEHLLSLIRLQKREIEEKEREIFKLIPQLELLANIKGEKPKVRVFEGKEGLKAVIESILKSKTKIIYSFMPADRLFDLFPADEHKEFMASPRVKKGIKGKLLYTSKNGHIYKAKDPQNLREATFIDQKDFPFDCGIDIYDDNIAFYTYKGAIMGVVIENTDIANTMKTVFNMIWEKYNRK; encoded by the coding sequence ATGATAAATTACCAGGAATTAAAAAAAATAGGCCTATCAGACAAAGAGGCTAAATTATATTTGACTTCTTTGCAGCGCGGTCCGGAAACAGCGCCGACTTTGGCAAAGTTGTCAGACATTGTTAGACCGACTGCTTACGTGATTATTGATAGTTTAACGAAAAAGGGCTTAATGAGTTCTACTGCCAAAGGAAAGAAAACTTTTTATACTGCTGAGTCGCCAGAGCATCTTTTGAGCCTGATACGTCTGCAAAAAAGAGAAATTGAAGAAAAAGAAAGGGAAATTTTTAAATTGATTCCGCAATTAGAGTTGCTTGCCAATATAAAAGGGGAAAAGCCTAAAGTCAGGGTTTTTGAAGGTAAAGAAGGCTTAAAAGCAGTCATAGAGAGTATTTTAAAAAGCAAGACCAAAATTATTTACAGTTTCATGCCAGCTGATCGGCTTTTTGATTTATTCCCAGCGGATGAACATAAAGAATTTATGGCCAGTCCCCGAGTCAAGAAAGGAATTAAAGGGAAGCTTTTATATACCAGTAAAAATGGACATATTTATAAAGCTAAAGATCCGCAAAATTTACGCGAGGCAACTTTTATTGACCAGAAAGATTTTCCTTTTGATTGCGGGATTGATATCTATGACGATAATATTGCTTTTTACACGTATAAAGGAGCAATAATGGGGGTTGTAATTGAGAATACAGATATTGCCAATACGATGAAAACAGTTTTTAATATGATTTGGGAAAAATATAATAGAAAATAA
- a CDS encoding TROVE domain-containing protein, with protein sequence MKNIARLIKSVKAANQGSQTHPNREGAPSFYRSIKEQVVQILTTGTLSNTFYASTEQLGREAIEVLLQARQECPEFLAKAVAYARNEGLLKSMPVLGLAMLSGERKAKQYFQATFNQVVKTPDDLRAFVLLCKSGVIPGRKGLGGMTRDAVANWLGNLSEYHTMKYGSAVSREITLRDILRLAHPKPQNEALSERFGYLVSGKRALSANSGLNPQIRMLETLKRATTEEETLNLVREGKLPFEVVIPAVKATTPAIWSALLHNAPYFNLLRNLVTFTRHQVFLSEAEVEYAVQRLTDARAVERSKVLPFRYFQAWQQYVAMENPDSLIADALRQALELSFVNMPSLGSCQIAIGTDTSGSMGSQVSEKSSTRFIDIAGIFTGALLRKAEGRVIPLPFDTEIHINHGLSGRDEILTTTDKISHWCGGGTAVGAPIQFLLDRRISVDVFIGITDQEEWAYGGGYPCRGSFLDLWHEYRKQVNPHCKAYLVTIAPYRDAVAPQGEEGIRFTYGWNDSVLGYIANDLAGGASQIQAIEQMELEFVGDNGPLSETASEDAQIED encoded by the coding sequence ATGAAGAATATTGCGAGATTGATTAAGTCAGTAAAGGCTGCCAACCAGGGCTCTCAAACTCATCCCAATAGGGAAGGGGCTCCGAGTTTCTATCGGAGTATAAAAGAGCAGGTTGTGCAGATCCTCACCACTGGGACCTTAAGCAACACCTTTTATGCCTCGACCGAGCAACTCGGCAGGGAAGCCATAGAGGTTTTGTTGCAGGCAAGGCAAGAGTGTCCGGAATTTTTGGCTAAGGCCGTTGCCTATGCCAGGAATGAGGGACTACTCAAGTCAATGCCGGTCCTGGGGCTAGCGATGCTCTCCGGAGAGAGAAAGGCCAAGCAATACTTCCAGGCCACTTTTAATCAGGTAGTAAAAACGCCGGATGATTTGAGGGCATTTGTACTGCTCTGCAAATCAGGCGTTATACCTGGGCGAAAGGGCTTGGGCGGGATGACTCGTGATGCGGTGGCGAACTGGCTGGGAAATCTTTCAGAGTATCACACGATGAAATACGGTTCGGCCGTTTCTCGTGAGATTACACTCAGAGATATACTTCGCTTAGCTCACCCCAAACCGCAAAACGAAGCTCTCTCCGAGCGTTTCGGCTACTTGGTTTCAGGGAAGCGGGCTTTGAGTGCAAACTCTGGTCTTAATCCCCAGATTCGCATGCTGGAAACTTTGAAGCGGGCGACTACTGAAGAAGAGACGCTGAACCTCGTGCGCGAGGGTAAGCTGCCTTTTGAAGTAGTCATTCCTGCGGTTAAAGCGACCACGCCTGCAATCTGGTCAGCTCTGCTTCATAACGCGCCCTACTTTAACTTGCTGAGAAATTTGGTGACGTTCACGCGCCATCAGGTTTTTTTAAGCGAGGCAGAGGTAGAGTACGCTGTGCAGCGGCTGACTGACGCCAGAGCTGTCGAGCGTTCGAAAGTGTTGCCGTTCCGGTACTTCCAGGCCTGGCAGCAGTATGTGGCGATGGAAAATCCAGACAGCCTGATCGCAGATGCACTGCGACAGGCTTTGGAGCTTTCCTTTGTTAACATGCCATCGCTGGGTTCTTGCCAGATTGCGATCGGTACTGATACTAGTGGTTCAATGGGCAGTCAGGTCTCTGAAAAGAGCTCGACTCGTTTCATTGATATCGCAGGTATCTTTACCGGTGCATTACTGCGCAAGGCAGAAGGCCGGGTTATTCCTTTACCTTTCGACACCGAGATCCACATCAACCATGGTCTTTCTGGCCGTGATGAAATACTCACGACTACTGATAAGATCAGCCATTGGTGTGGCGGTGGCACTGCGGTTGGCGCGCCGATACAGTTCCTACTTGATCGACGGATTTCCGTTGATGTCTTTATTGGCATCACTGATCAGGAGGAATGGGCGTATGGCGGCGGATATCCCTGTCGTGGGAGTTTCCTTGACTTGTGGCACGAGTACCGCAAGCAGGTTAACCCTCATTGCAAGGCATATCTGGTAACCATTGCCCCGTATCGAGACGCGGTTGCACCGCAGGGCGAGGAAGGTATTCGTTTCACCTACGGATGGAACGACAGCGTGCTCGGTTACATTGCCAATGATCTGGCAGGCGGCGCAAGCCAAATCCAGGCCATTGAGCAAATGGAGCTTGAGTTCGTTGGGGATAACGGTCCGCTTTCCGAGACCGCTAGCGAGGACGCGCAGATTGAAGATTAA
- the gyrB gene encoding DNA topoisomerase (ATP-hydrolyzing) subunit B translates to MSPKAPKLTAKSKASSEYTAKQITVLEGLEPVRKRPGMYIGNTAEAGLHHLVWEVVDNAIDEAMAGFCNLIIITLAADGTVSVEDNGRGIPVEIHPQTKVSALETVLTKLHAGGKFGEGGYKVSGGLHGVGVSVVNALSEYMRAEVKRDGKLWVQEYKRGKPLSKVKPTKPARGTGTTIIFQPDPQIFTTLEFKLKIILNHLRQQAYLTKGVKIVVLDDRDKKNKISYTFYFEGGIASYVKYLNHTKEPKHDNVFYVQKEIEGVMVEIALQYTTEFNENTLTFANNIYTLEGGMHLAGFKTALTRTLNNYARSKNILKEKDENLTGDDTLEGLTSVISVKLKNPQFEGQTKAKLGNAEVKSIVDTVMSENFGIYLEEHPRDAESIIGKCLLAAKARLAAKTARDTILRKGALEGFTLPGKLSDCSSKDPAASELYIVEGDSAGGSAKQGRSREFQAILPLRGKILNVERARIDKMLANNELKSLIIALGTNIGEQFNIEDLRYGKIIIMTDADVDGSHIRTLLLTLFYRYFPQLITNGHIFIAKPPLYRLAKGKEIRYVYSDEEKEKIIAELTKLKEKPEKNKKEKEEITEVVEVEGEETEVVSKGGQKIVIQRYKGLGEMNPEQLWNTTMDPEHRVMKKVNILDAAKADEVFEILMGDEVENRKKFIEVHAKNVKNLDI, encoded by the coding sequence ATGTCCCCAAAAGCTCCAAAATTAACAGCAAAAAGCAAAGCTTCCAGTGAATATACAGCCAAACAAATTACTGTTTTAGAAGGCCTTGAACCGGTGCGAAAAAGGCCCGGAATGTACATCGGCAATACTGCCGAAGCTGGCTTGCATCATCTTGTCTGGGAAGTTGTTGATAATGCCATTGATGAAGCAATGGCAGGCTTTTGTAATTTAATAATTATCACTCTGGCTGCCGACGGCACTGTTTCTGTTGAGGATAATGGCCGCGGCATCCCGGTTGAAATCCATCCCCAAACAAAAGTCTCGGCCTTAGAAACAGTTTTAACAAAACTTCATGCCGGCGGCAAATTCGGCGAAGGCGGCTATAAAGTTTCCGGCGGTTTGCACGGTGTCGGCGTGTCAGTTGTTAATGCCCTGTCAGAATATATGCGCGCGGAAGTTAAAAGAGACGGCAAACTTTGGGTTCAAGAATACAAGCGCGGCAAGCCGCTTTCCAAAGTAAAGCCGACCAAGCCAGCTCGCGGCACTGGCACAACCATTATTTTCCAGCCAGATCCCCAAATTTTTACAACCTTGGAATTCAAGCTTAAAATAATTCTCAACCATTTGCGCCAGCAGGCTTATTTAACAAAGGGCGTAAAAATTGTTGTCTTGGACGACAGGGATAAAAAAAACAAAATCAGCTATACTTTTTATTTTGAAGGCGGCATTGCTTCTTATGTAAAATATTTAAACCACACTAAAGAGCCGAAGCATGATAATGTTTTTTATGTCCAAAAAGAAATTGAAGGTGTGATGGTAGAAATCGCCCTGCAGTATACAACTGAATTTAATGAAAACACTTTAACTTTTGCCAATAACATCTATACCCTGGAAGGCGGCATGCATTTGGCTGGATTTAAAACTGCTTTAACCAGAACACTAAATAATTACGCCCGCAGTAAAAATATCCTCAAAGAAAAGGATGAAAACTTAACTGGCGACGATACTCTGGAAGGTTTAACATCTGTAATCAGCGTTAAATTAAAAAATCCGCAATTTGAAGGCCAGACTAAAGCCAAGCTTGGCAATGCGGAAGTAAAATCAATCGTGGACACAGTTATGAGCGAAAATTTTGGTATCTACCTGGAAGAACACCCGCGCGATGCTGAAAGCATAATTGGCAAATGTTTGCTGGCAGCTAAAGCGCGTTTAGCAGCCAAAACTGCCCGCGACACAATTTTACGAAAAGGCGCCTTAGAAGGATTTACCTTGCCTGGCAAATTATCTGATTGTTCATCAAAAGATCCGGCTGCATCTGAACTATATATCGTAGAGGGCGATTCTGCCGGTGGTTCAGCAAAACAAGGAAGAAGCAGAGAATTTCAGGCTATCCTCCCCTTGCGCGGCAAAATTTTAAATGTGGAAAGGGCCAGAATTGATAAAATGCTGGCTAACAATGAATTAAAATCCTTAATCATTGCGCTTGGCACAAACATTGGCGAACAATTTAACATAGAAGATTTGCGCTATGGCAAAATCATTATCATGACTGATGCTGATGTTGATGGTTCGCATATCAGAACCTTGCTTTTAACTTTATTCTATCGCTATTTTCCCCAATTAATTACCAACGGCCACATTTTTATTGCCAAACCGCCTCTTTATCGTTTAGCTAAAGGCAAAGAAATCAGATATGTTTATAGTGATGAAGAAAAAGAAAAAATCATTGCTGAACTGACTAAACTAAAAGAAAAACCGGAAAAAAATAAAAAAGAAAAGGAAGAAATTACAGAAGTTGTTGAAGTTGAGGGAGAGGAAACAGAAGTGGTTTCAAAAGGCGGACAAAAAATTGTGATCCAAAGATACAAAGGCTTGGGTGAAATGAACCCAGAACAGCTATGGAATACAACCATGGATCCAGAACATCGCGTGATGAAAAAAGTTAATATACTTGATGCTGCCAAAGCTGATGAAGTCTTTGAAATCCTTATGGGAGACGAAGTTGAAAACCGCAAAAAATTCATTGAGGTTCATGCGAAGAATGTAAAAAATCTGGATATTTAA